A region from the Capra hircus breed San Clemente chromosome 9, ASM170441v1, whole genome shotgun sequence genome encodes:
- the LOC108636750 gene encoding NKG2D ligand 1-like produces the protein MVLFSGTSSDARFLSYNFTIDPRPRDDQPWCEVQGEIDQKVFLSYDCGTAKIKYLSPLGEEVKNMSTWETQTDTLKDTGDLLKGQMPDVTPEKHTDRGSGPLTLQARMTCWREGNGHTSASWEFGFNGQLCLLFDSKNGFWTMVHSKGRRMREKWENDRGVTYFFKKVSMGNCRAWLWDFMVCWEKMLKTSASPTTGPPTVKSSATASKHITWILPMLLTSFIITVFLG, from the exons ATGCTCGTTTTCTTTCCTATAATTTCACCATTGATCCTCGGCCCAGAGATGATCAGCCATGGTGTGAGGTTCAAGGAGAAATTGATCAAAAGGTCTTTCTCTCCTATGACTGTGGTACAGCTAAGATCAAGTACCTTAGTCCACTGGGAGAGGAAGTGAAAAATATGAGCACCTGGGAAACACAGACTGACACACTCAAAGACACTGGAGACTTGCTCAAGGGGCAAATGCCTGATGTTACACCGGAGAAACACACAGACAGGG GGTCAGGACCTCTGACCCTGCAGGCCAGGATGACATGCTGGCGTGAAGGCAATGGACACACCAGTGCATCCTGGGAGTTTGGCTTCAATGGACAACTGTGCCTCCTCTTTGATTCGAAGAATGGATTCTGGACAATGGTTCATTCTAAAGGGAGGCGGATGAGAGAGAAATGGGAGAATGACAGAGGTGTGACGTACTTCTTCAAGAAGGTCTCCATGGGAAACTGTCGGGCCTGGCTTTGGGATTTTATGGTGTGCTGGGAGAAAATGCTGAAGACCTCGG CATCACCAACCACGGGCCCCCCTACAGTGAAGTCCTCGGCCACAGCCAGCAAGCACATCACCTGGATCCTCCCCATGCTCCTCACCAGTTTTATCATAACTGTCTTCCTGGGCTGA